One genomic window of Deinococcus aetherius includes the following:
- a CDS encoding ParA family protein codes for MRAITFFNHAGGAAKTSTALNVGYTLGAAGYRVLLIDADPQANLTRWLGAEVPGGPDAKFETLYSAVLGPTEDLSLPQPVRVHGLDLVRSCLDLAEVEPLLPGQVMGQMRLRTAVRHLASAYDFVLIDPPPSLGQLSTLAVLAADDLVVPVPAGNKGLEGLTGVTRMVATFRQVAVPSLRIALMVPTRVGNTNLSRESVEALRAAGVAPVSTPLTERPSVYPNSQLQGLPIALYDPRNPAVAEVQAVTRELLEVLGEVPHAQARP; via the coding sequence ATGCGTGCCATCACGTTTTTCAATCATGCGGGCGGCGCGGCGAAGACGAGCACGGCCCTCAATGTGGGGTACACGCTCGGTGCCGCCGGATACCGCGTGCTGCTCATCGACGCCGACCCGCAGGCGAACCTCACCCGCTGGCTGGGGGCGGAGGTGCCCGGCGGACCCGACGCCAAGTTCGAAACCCTGTATTCGGCGGTCCTGGGCCCGACGGAGGATCTGAGCCTACCCCAGCCGGTGCGTGTCCACGGCCTCGACCTCGTGCGGTCGTGCCTCGACCTGGCGGAGGTCGAGCCGCTGCTGCCCGGGCAGGTCATGGGGCAGATGCGGCTACGCACGGCGGTCCGCCACCTCGCCTCCGCGTACGACTTCGTGCTTATCGACCCGCCCCCCAGCCTGGGGCAGCTTTCGACGCTGGCGGTCCTCGCGGCGGACGACCTCGTGGTGCCCGTGCCCGCCGGGAACAAGGGGCTGGAGGGCCTGACGGGGGTCACGCGCATGGTCGCCACCTTCAGGCAGGTTGCAGTGCCCTCGCTGCGGATCGCCCTGATGGTGCCGACCCGGGTGGGAAACACCAACCTCAGCCGCGAGAGCGTCGAGGCGTTGCGGGCGGCGGGCGTCGCCCCCGTGAGCACGCCCCTGACGGAGCGCCCCAGCGTCTACCCGAACTCACAGCTCCAGGGGTTGCCCATCGCACTCTACGACCCCAGAAACCCAGCTGTCGCCGAGGTGCAGGCGGTCACGCGCGAACTGCTTGAAGTGCTGGGGGAGGTGCCGCATGCCCAGGCGCGACCCTGA
- a CDS encoding ParB/RepB/Spo0J family partition protein: MPRRDPDARRGALGALVANLTPVDTREESPRELSVESLTPSRFQPRRHFDEAALRDLAASVGDRGVLQPLLVRPLPGGDGHEIVAGERRWRAAKLAGLRAVPVVVRDLSDEEAQDAAAVENLQRADLDVIDEVDLTVALVSRVLGLPAEEVPARLHVLVNRPGEHPEDVTRLEALFTGLGRGTWTSFVKNKLRVLRWPAPVLTAMREHGLGYSLAGVVAAAPEGRQGELLDLALGGATKAELRERLLSFRKDKPADPAALVARALRDRRRLDALGAKERRRAETLLGELARLLGEAG; this comes from the coding sequence ATGCCCAGGCGCGACCCTGACGCCCGGCGCGGGGCCCTCGGCGCCCTGGTGGCAAACCTGACCCCGGTGGACACCCGGGAGGAGTCTCCCCGCGAACTCTCCGTCGAAAGCCTGACCCCTAGCCGTTTCCAGCCCCGCCGCCACTTCGACGAGGCCGCACTCCGGGACCTGGCGGCGAGCGTGGGCGACAGGGGCGTCCTCCAGCCGCTGCTCGTGCGCCCGCTGCCGGGAGGAGACGGTCACGAGATCGTCGCGGGGGAGCGGCGCTGGCGGGCGGCGAAACTCGCGGGCCTGAGGGCCGTGCCCGTGGTCGTGCGCGACCTGAGCGACGAGGAGGCGCAGGACGCCGCTGCCGTCGAGAACCTCCAGCGCGCCGACCTCGATGTCATCGACGAGGTGGACCTGACGGTCGCGCTGGTGTCCCGCGTCCTGGGGCTGCCCGCCGAGGAGGTGCCCGCCCGCCTGCACGTCCTCGTGAACCGGCCGGGTGAACACCCCGAGGACGTCACGCGCCTGGAAGCGCTCTTCACCGGGCTGGGGCGCGGCACATGGACGTCCTTTGTCAAGAACAAGCTGCGGGTTTTGCGCTGGCCTGCCCCCGTCCTCACCGCCATGCGCGAGCACGGCCTGGGGTACAGCCTCGCCGGGGTCGTCGCCGCCGCGCCCGAGGGGCGTCAGGGCGAACTGCTCGACCTCGCCCTGGGCGGCGCGACCAAGGCCGAACTCCGCGAACGGCTCCTATCTTTCCGGAAAGATAAACCTGCGGACCCCGCCGCGCTCGTCGCCCGCGCCCTGCGGGACAGGCGCCGCCTCGACGCCCTGGGGGCGAAGGAAAGGCGCCGTGCCGAGACCCTGCTGGGGGAACTCGCGCGCCTGCTCGGGGAAGCCGGGTAG
- a CDS encoding cupin domain-containing protein, which translates to MADTTVKKVNSHYSPKGKQGQKYLVNGKSMSMRLWEDEQPGEGDEAHARPYETVGFVISGRAELHISGSVLLLEPGDSWVVPENAEHRYKILEPFTAVEATHPPAEMHGRDE; encoded by the coding sequence ATGGCTGACACGACGGTGAAGAAGGTGAACTCCCACTACTCCCCCAAGGGCAAGCAGGGCCAGAAGTATCTGGTGAACGGCAAGTCCATGTCCATGCGGCTGTGGGAGGACGAGCAGCCCGGCGAGGGCGACGAGGCCCACGCCCGCCCGTACGAGACCGTCGGTTTCGTGATCTCGGGGCGCGCCGAGCTGCACATCTCGGGCTCGGTGCTTCTCCTCGAACCCGGCGACTCCTGGGTGGTGCCCGAAAATGCCGAGCACCGCTACAAGATTCTCGAACCCTTCACGGCGGTCGAGGCCACCCACCCTCCCGCCGAGATGCACGGCCGGGACGAGTAA
- a CDS encoding GTP-binding protein, translated as MTDFQAPLKLVVSGPVGAGKTTFVQTLSETPVVATEAEASEDIGKRHTTVAFDFGTLRLDGQELHLYGTPGQDRFSFMWEVLCEGALGLVLLVAGDRPQDFAHARNILDFITSRIPVPFLVGVTRQDLPRVWAPDDVALYFGLPERQVVGLNATDPDHARLLLASLLELQLAAPALS; from the coding sequence ATGACCGATTTCCAGGCCCCACTGAAGCTCGTGGTGTCCGGCCCCGTCGGCGCGGGTAAGACCACCTTCGTCCAGACCCTCTCCGAGACGCCCGTCGTCGCCACCGAGGCCGAGGCGAGCGAGGACATCGGCAAGCGTCATACCACCGTTGCTTTCGATTTCGGCACCCTGCGCCTCGACGGCCAGGAACTGCACCTGTACGGCACCCCAGGGCAGGACCGCTTTTCCTTCATGTGGGAGGTGCTGTGCGAGGGCGCCCTCGGGCTGGTGCTGCTTGTCGCCGGGGACCGTCCCCAGGACTTCGCCCACGCCCGCAACATCCTCGACTTCATCACCAGCCGCATCCCGGTGCCCTTCCTGGTCGGCGTGACCCGCCAGGACCTGCCGCGCGTGTGGGCCCCTGACGACGTGGCCCTGTACTTCGGCCTGCCCGAGCGACAGGTCGTCGGTCTAAACGCCACCGACCCGGATCACGCCCGGTTGCTGCTCGCCAGCCTGCTCGAACTCCAGCTCGCCGCCCCCGCCCTCTCGTGA
- a CDS encoding roadblock/LC7 domain-containing protein: MTATLSKQDLLNSTLTTLRTSMPELRGALVATVDGLPIAQAMGNGTDANRVAAMAATALGLGKRINDTLGSGQLTDMSVGGAHGQVYIYAAGNKGVLAVVAPTGINLGLLNMEARDAAQSVATIL, translated from the coding sequence ATGACCGCGACCCTCAGCAAGCAGGACCTCCTGAACTCCACCCTCACCACCCTGCGCACCTCGATGCCCGAACTGCGGGGCGCGCTCGTCGCCACGGTGGACGGTCTGCCCATCGCGCAGGCAATGGGGAACGGCACGGACGCCAACCGCGTCGCCGCGATGGCCGCGACCGCCCTGGGGCTGGGCAAGCGCATCAACGACACGCTCGGCTCGGGTCAGCTCACCGACATGAGCGTGGGGGGAGCACACGGCCAGGTGTACATCTACGCGGCTGGGAACAAAGGCGTGCTCGCCGTCGTCGCCCCGACGGGGATCAACCTGGGCCTGCTGAACATGGAAGCCCGGGACGCCGCCCAGAGCGTCGCCACCATCCTCTGA
- a CDS encoding HD-GYP domain-containing protein, with the protein MTLWPNVFSPRLFPSSGVCPRLAERVAGWPPTAHSGRVALLAAAVSEHLRLSDEQVREACRAGLLHDLGKVFVPRAVRHKAGPLSAQEWQWMQRHPLDSVRLTTLLPGVSSTKSDVQPSITTPVVVVHATGMRSEAKELVFAAKQRQRVGER; encoded by the coding sequence ATGACCCTCTGGCCCAACGTCTTCTCTCCTCGCCTCTTCCCGTCGAGTGGGGTCTGCCCACGCCTGGCCGAGCGCGTGGCCGGGTGGCCTCCCACCGCTCACTCCGGACGGGTGGCGCTGCTGGCCGCCGCCGTGTCCGAGCACCTGAGGCTCTCCGACGAGCAGGTGCGTGAAGCCTGCCGGGCCGGGCTGCTGCACGATCTAGGCAAAGTGTTCGTGCCCCGGGCCGTGCGCCACAAGGCCGGTCCATTGAGCGCGCAGGAATGGCAGTGGATGCAGCGGCACCCCTTGGACAGCGTCCGTCTGACCACCCTGCTGCCCGGAGTCTCATCCACAAAATCTGATGTTCAACCATCAATAACCACACCCGTGGTGGTAGTGCATGCAACTGGGATGCGAAGCGAGGCGAAGGAACTGGTTTTCGCGGCGAAACAGAGACAGCGAGTGGGTGAGAGGTAA
- a CDS encoding type II toxin-antitoxin system Phd/YefM family antitoxin yields MRNVGIKELKDQASSIVNEGEAVIIERYGRPVGMYVPLGDTARGDKLRVYQLAQNVQRLLGEIAERNDMTTDALADEIERLAREDDGHAR; encoded by the coding sequence ATGCGGAACGTGGGAATCAAGGAGCTCAAGGATCAGGCGAGCAGCATTGTGAACGAGGGTGAAGCGGTGATCATCGAGCGGTATGGGCGCCCGGTGGGGATGTACGTACCGCTGGGGGACACAGCGCGGGGGGACAAACTGCGCGTCTATCAGCTCGCCCAGAACGTGCAGCGGCTGCTAGGGGAGATCGCGGAGCGGAACGACATGACGACGGACGCCCTCGCGGACGAGATCGAACGCCTTGCACGGGAAGACGACGGCCACGCGCGTTGA
- a CDS encoding PIN domain-containing protein produces the protein MVDASVLVGEVLRARGLALLAHPDVTLFQPQHAASETEHELRRRGGLMVRSGRAEAEQVEQLLENAFNFLTARIVYVVAADYADREAEARRRVPRDPNDWPLVALALHLGDAPILTSDGDFLGCGLPTWTPETLRAHLGV, from the coding sequence GTGGTGGATGCAAGCGTGCTGGTGGGCGAGGTGTTGCGGGCACGAGGGCTGGCGTTGCTGGCTCACCCAGACGTGACACTGTTTCAACCTCAACACGCGGCGAGCGAGACGGAGCACGAATTGAGGCGCCGAGGTGGACTGATGGTGAGGAGCGGTCGTGCGGAGGCGGAACAGGTCGAACAGCTCCTGGAGAACGCCTTCAACTTCCTGACCGCCCGAATCGTGTACGTGGTAGCGGCCGATTACGCGGATCGAGAGGCTGAAGCGCGCCGCCGCGTGCCGCGCGACCCGAACGATTGGCCGCTGGTGGCCCTGGCGCTGCATCTGGGTGACGCACCGATTCTCACAAGCGACGGAGACTTCCTGGGGTGCGGTCTACCGACGTGGACGCCTGAGACCCTTCGAGCACACTTGGGGGTGTAA
- a CDS encoding helix-turn-helix transcriptional regulator produces the protein MYDPSMRVLTVLELLQAREQVTATDLAQALEVSVRTVQRYVARLQDLGIPVHSTRGPGATYRLRPGFRLPPLMFSLGEAFALALGLDALAYLELHDGNPDLPGARAKLERVLPPEVRERLRGTLAALAFDLPPAIPTPQAQVLTTLAQAVQARLAVRLVYAVWHADTATERVVEPLGLLRHDGHWFLAAYCRLRGAPRLFRVDRAREVEVTRDAFAADLELDVRAFVQERLTLAVSPWRVTAWVDLPPHEVLARWPHSTLLVSPEGMGSLVRLSGLHLDTAAALLLSLDVEVEVREPAELLEAFGRVAARARNVVHRMVKARTPSQTA, from the coding sequence GTGTACGACCCCAGCATGCGCGTCCTGACGGTCCTGGAACTCCTGCAAGCCCGCGAGCAGGTCACCGCCACCGACCTCGCCCAGGCGCTAGAGGTCAGCGTTCGCACCGTGCAGCGGTACGTGGCCCGCTTGCAAGACCTGGGGATTCCCGTGCACTCCACCCGGGGTCCCGGCGCGACGTACCGCCTGCGGCCCGGCTTTCGCCTGCCCCCCCTGATGTTCAGTCTCGGGGAGGCGTTCGCACTCGCACTGGGTCTCGACGCGCTGGCGTACCTGGAGCTTCACGACGGCAACCCCGACTTACCAGGCGCCCGCGCGAAACTGGAGCGGGTCCTCCCTCCTGAAGTGCGGGAACGCCTGCGGGGGACCCTCGCGGCCCTCGCGTTCGACCTGCCACCCGCCATACCTACCCCCCAGGCGCAGGTGCTCACAACCCTGGCGCAGGCGGTGCAGGCTCGGCTCGCCGTGCGCCTGGTGTACGCCGTCTGGCACGCGGACACGGCCACCGAGCGGGTGGTGGAGCCGCTGGGGTTGCTGCGGCATGACGGGCACTGGTTCCTCGCCGCGTACTGTCGGCTGCGAGGTGCGCCGCGCCTGTTTCGGGTGGACCGGGCGCGTGAGGTGGAGGTCACCCGGGACGCCTTCGCGGCCGACCTGGAACTGGACGTGCGGGCCTTCGTGCAGGAGCGATTAACGTTGGCGGTGAGCCCGTGGCGCGTGACTGCCTGGGTGGACCTGCCGCCACATGAGGTGCTGGCCCGCTGGCCGCACTCAACGCTGCTGGTGTCCCCGGAGGGGATGGGCTCGCTGGTGCGTCTGAGTGGGCTGCACCTGGACACGGCGGCGGCGCTGTTGTTGTCGCTGGACGTGGAGGTCGAGGTGCGTGAGCCGGCCGAACTGCTGGAAGCGTTCGGGCGGGTGGCGGCACGAGCGAGGAACGTGGTGCACCGCATGGTTAAAGCACGAACTCCCTCCCAGACGGCGTGA
- a CDS encoding VOC family protein, which translates to MNTNLQGEPGSNPVQRLRGIATVNLWADDLEAAKRWYTEVLGLPPYFERPGYAEFRVGDYQQELGLIDRRYAPEGFASSPGGAVVYWHVTDIEATFEWLQSLGARPLQGPQHRGAGFVTATVIDPFGNVLGVMYNPHYVDVLR; encoded by the coding sequence ATGAACACCAACCTTCAGGGAGAGCCGGGAAGCAACCCCGTCCAGCGTCTGCGCGGCATCGCGACGGTGAATCTGTGGGCGGATGATTTGGAGGCGGCCAAGCGGTGGTACACCGAGGTCCTGGGCCTCCCCCCGTATTTCGAGCGCCCGGGGTACGCGGAGTTTCGCGTGGGCGACTACCAGCAGGAGCTGGGCTTGATCGACCGCCGGTACGCACCGGAAGGGTTCGCGTCCAGCCCAGGCGGCGCAGTGGTGTACTGGCATGTGACTGACATCGAGGCGACCTTCGAGTGGTTGCAGTCGCTGGGCGCAAGGCCGCTGCAAGGACCCCAGCACCGCGGTGCGGGATTCGTCACGGCGACCGTCATTGATCCGTTCGGTAACGTGCTGGGCGTGATGTACAACCCGCACTACGTGGATGTCCTCCGCTAA
- a CDS encoding GAF domain-containing protein yields MSSPATSPASLSQRLQDLTEALAAAGTRDDVFRVVLHPALEALSAVAGAVLLVSAAGDRLEIAAVQGHEEGAQTLWQDGPLDGNVPTGDALRRREPLFFEHEGDLLRAYPELEARTGGVAAVATAVLPMFLDEAPLGVIVLDFQEPHGFTGEEKRFLRTLASQCALALGRIRLLVDLRGSEARFRRMVEASPVAIAAGDLSGRLILVNDAYLGLLGLTRAEFEAGEIDWASLTPPEYREADGQAFAQALGEGTSEPYEKEMLTRGGERVPLNVVLVRYEDVGQSLVVGYLGDLRTRRAAEAASRARGADLEAQVRERTRESEMARVRAEVLAALGDALQRASTPEQVSDLALATLGPALRAQSMLVVRVDGQGIRLPTLWGQTPEVITSYMTRPGLRLEDTPILHRAAEAGRGVYLNDYHAEPGTLASFPSLAGGVEPIHLPDGTLEGFLVVWRGTDLGPWQDSERDLLFRAAGTLGLAFERARAAAQLAHRARQIEEKAHAQEAFVTFTEAVGTSTDVVTLAGRAVEVLKAQFVDGTGGYYQREDKVWKLRTWTTDLDAQPDFIAARQAGLPGDTPLIAQLLRERAPIFTKGWDAEPEGIEGRDHDGTVAAYPVMVAGEVLGFLMMGFKTTSRWAERDQVIFRAVGRSLELALERAEQARQLQARKDEEARRSQALSAFAELSRDLVLETDPYTLIRRTQEVVLGLLPPGFSSYFEPDGDRWRPRSQVGHANTPELQAVLAAGLPFETTPNLLIPWRGGEAHYQDEYDPASDHLVGSEEYPGATVTLPVQVGGEVRGVLGFALFTVRRWSGEDRAALETVGRQLTLALERAEQTRRLAEQNAELEARTRALEGFSDLLGDLTLQTEPSALIGSALEMVMTLLPPGYAAFWEVRDGRWYATAQARNVGSPALQATIDAGLPAGQTPTLDIPQRTRAPYFQDVYAQGADTPAEVVSHVNAVATLPVMVRGEVLGIFNVPLFHERRWSAEDRAVLETTVRSLGLALERAEGVADLSRRTEELRRSNAELEQFAYIASHDLQAPIRAVTSFAGVIHRKYGQHLDERGQLYLRQIMESGEHMKRLVDDLLAFSRVHTQQREPQPVDSGAVFDVVARRLQAEPGNTDAEITRGHLPLVLADGQQLDQLLQNLISNGLKYHREGVVPRVRVSAEQDGEFWRFAVSDNGIGIEPQYYERIFTIFQRLHGREEYEGTGIGLAVCKKIVERHGGRLWLESTLGEGTTFFFTLPEG; encoded by the coding sequence ATGTCCAGTCCGGCCACGTCCCCCGCATCCCTGAGCCAACGGCTGCAAGACCTCACGGAGGCCCTGGCCGCTGCGGGCACGCGGGACGACGTGTTCCGGGTGGTCCTGCACCCCGCCTTGGAGGCACTGAGCGCCGTCGCGGGCGCGGTGCTCCTGGTGAGTGCGGCGGGGGACCGCCTGGAGATCGCGGCCGTCCAGGGCCACGAGGAGGGGGCCCAGACCCTGTGGCAGGACGGTCCCCTGGACGGTAACGTGCCCACTGGAGACGCGTTGAGGCGCCGCGAGCCCCTGTTCTTCGAGCACGAGGGGGACCTGTTGCGGGCCTATCCCGAGCTGGAGGCCCGCACGGGCGGCGTGGCCGCCGTTGCCACCGCCGTGTTGCCGATGTTCCTCGACGAGGCTCCCCTGGGCGTCATCGTCCTCGACTTCCAAGAGCCGCACGGGTTCACGGGGGAGGAGAAGCGCTTCCTGCGCACCCTCGCCTCGCAGTGCGCCTTGGCCCTGGGACGCATACGGCTGCTCGTGGATCTGCGCGGCAGCGAGGCCCGCTTTCGCCGGATGGTCGAGGCCAGCCCGGTCGCCATCGCCGCCGGGGACTTGTCGGGGCGACTCATCCTGGTCAACGACGCCTACCTGGGGCTCCTCGGCCTGACCCGCGCCGAGTTCGAGGCCGGGGAGATTGACTGGGCCTCGCTCACACCGCCCGAGTACCGGGAGGCCGACGGGCAGGCCTTCGCTCAGGCCCTGGGCGAGGGCACCTCCGAGCCCTACGAGAAGGAGATGCTGACCCGAGGGGGAGAGCGAGTCCCCCTGAACGTGGTGCTGGTGCGCTACGAGGACGTCGGGCAGTCCTTGGTGGTGGGCTACCTGGGAGACCTGCGCACCCGGCGGGCGGCCGAGGCCGCGTCGCGGGCGCGCGGTGCCGACCTGGAAGCCCAAGTGCGCGAGCGCACCCGCGAGTCCGAGATGGCCCGGGTACGCGCCGAGGTGCTGGCCGCCCTGGGGGACGCCCTGCAACGCGCCTCCACCCCGGAGCAGGTCTCGGACCTGGCGCTGGCGACCCTCGGCCCGGCCCTGCGCGCGCAGAGCATGTTGGTGGTACGCGTGGACGGCCAGGGCATTCGGCTGCCCACCCTGTGGGGCCAGACGCCGGAGGTCATCACGAGCTACATGACCCGCCCGGGTCTGCGGCTGGAAGACACGCCCATCCTGCATCGGGCCGCCGAGGCGGGCCGGGGGGTGTACCTGAACGACTACCACGCGGAACCCGGCACCCTGGCCTCGTTTCCCTCGCTGGCGGGTGGGGTGGAACCCATCCACCTGCCGGACGGCACGCTGGAGGGCTTTCTGGTGGTGTGGCGGGGGACGGACCTGGGCCCATGGCAGGACAGCGAGCGCGACCTGCTGTTTCGGGCGGCGGGCACGCTGGGGTTGGCCTTCGAGAGGGCCAGGGCGGCAGCCCAGCTTGCCCACAGGGCCCGGCAGATCGAGGAGAAGGCCCACGCCCAGGAGGCTTTTGTGACGTTCACCGAGGCGGTCGGCACCTCGACCGACGTGGTGACCCTTGCTGGACGGGCCGTCGAGGTCCTCAAGGCCCAGTTCGTGGACGGGACGGGCGGCTACTACCAGCGCGAGGACAAGGTGTGGAAGCTGCGGACGTGGACGACCGACCTCGATGCCCAGCCCGACTTCATCGCCGCCCGGCAAGCGGGCCTGCCGGGCGACACACCCTTGATCGCGCAATTGCTGCGCGAGCGGGCGCCCATCTTCACTAAGGGCTGGGATGCCGAGCCCGAGGGCATTGAGGGCCGCGACCACGACGGCACGGTCGCGGCGTACCCGGTCATGGTGGCGGGTGAGGTGCTCGGCTTTCTCATGATGGGCTTCAAGACCACCTCGCGGTGGGCGGAGCGCGACCAAGTCATCTTCCGGGCGGTAGGTCGCAGCCTGGAACTGGCCCTGGAGCGTGCCGAGCAGGCCCGCCAGCTTCAGGCCCGCAAGGACGAGGAGGCGCGGCGCAGCCAGGCCCTCTCGGCGTTCGCCGAGCTGTCGCGCGACCTCGTGCTGGAAACCGACCCCTACACCCTGATCCGCCGCACCCAGGAGGTGGTGCTGGGCCTGCTGCCGCCGGGCTTCTCGTCGTACTTCGAGCCGGACGGGGACCGGTGGCGCCCGCGCTCGCAGGTCGGCCACGCCAACACGCCCGAGTTGCAGGCGGTGCTGGCGGCGGGCCTCCCCTTCGAGACGACCCCCAACCTCCTGATTCCGTGGCGCGGCGGCGAGGCCCACTATCAGGACGAGTACGACCCGGCGAGTGATCACCTCGTCGGCAGCGAGGAGTACCCGGGAGCCACGGTCACGCTGCCGGTGCAGGTGGGCGGGGAGGTGCGGGGCGTGCTGGGCTTTGCGCTCTTCACCGTGCGGCGCTGGTCGGGCGAGGACCGGGCAGCGCTGGAGACGGTGGGACGCCAGCTTACCCTGGCGCTGGAACGGGCCGAGCAGACCCGGCGCCTCGCCGAGCAGAACGCAGAACTGGAGGCCAGAACCCGGGCCCTGGAGGGCTTTTCCGACCTGCTGGGCGACCTCACCCTTCAGACCGAGCCCTCCGCCCTGATCGGGTCGGCCCTGGAGATGGTGATGACCCTGCTGCCGCCCGGCTACGCGGCCTTCTGGGAGGTCCGCGACGGCCGCTGGTACGCCACCGCCCAGGCCCGCAACGTGGGCAGCCCCGCCCTTCAGGCGACCATCGACGCGGGCCTGCCCGCCGGACAGACCCCGACCCTGGACATCCCGCAGCGCACCCGGGCACCCTACTTTCAGGACGTGTACGCGCAAGGAGCCGACACGCCCGCCGAGGTGGTGAGCCACGTGAACGCGGTCGCCACCCTGCCGGTGATGGTGCGCGGCGAGGTGCTGGGCATCTTCAACGTGCCGCTGTTTCACGAACGGCGCTGGAGTGCCGAGGACCGGGCGGTCCTTGAAACCACCGTACGCAGCCTGGGCCTGGCCCTGGAACGCGCCGAGGGGGTGGCGGACCTGTCCCGGCGCACTGAGGAGCTGCGGCGCAGCAATGCGGAACTGGAACAGTTCGCGTACATCGCCTCCCACGACCTGCAAGCCCCGATCCGCGCCGTGACCAGCTTTGCTGGGGTCATCCACCGCAAGTACGGTCAGCACCTCGACGAGCGGGGGCAGCTCTACCTGCGGCAGATCATGGAGAGCGGCGAGCACATGAAGCGGCTGGTCGATGACCTGCTGGCCTTTTCCCGGGTGCATACCCAGCAACGCGAGCCGCAGCCCGTAGACAGCGGCGCCGTGTTCGATGTGGTAGCCCGGCGCCTTCAGGCAGAACCGGGGAACACGGATGCGGAGATCACCCGTGGACATCTGCCCCTGGTCCTCGCCGACGGGCAGCAACTGGATCAGCTCTTGCAGAACCTGATCTCGAACGGGCTGAAGTACCACCGGGAGGGCGTCGTCCCGCGCGTTCGCGTTTCCGCTGAGCAAGACGGCGAGTTCTGGCGCTTCGCGGTCTCGGACAACGGTATCGGGATCGAGCCGCAGTATTACGAGCGCATCTTCACCATCTTCCAGCGGCTGCACGGCCGGGAGGAGTACGAGGGGACCGGAATTGGGCTGGCGGTGTGCAAGAAGATCGTCGAGCGCCACGGCGGCCGGTTGTGGCTGGAGAGCACCTTGGGGGAGGGCACGACCTTCTTCTTCACCCTGCCGGAAGGGTAA
- a CDS encoding ISL3 family transposase has translation MGDLHAVLERLLPVELHLRLVAAHLGTTALDLTLQSERTCVPCPRCQSPSSSVHSRYARHVQDLPWSTLPVTLHLVVRRFRCRIARCSQRVFAERFPALAEPFSRCTSALRAVLWRVALSLGGEPGKRVLQGCHIATSGDRLLTVLWDGQPQPVERCVAVGIDDFALRKGIRYGTVVVDLDTRKPIDLLQGGTVQTVSSWLAAHPEIEVVSRDRWTEYERGVTLGAPQATQVMDRWHVVKNLREALERQLQRSQTSFDAAKLELMPEPTIPRTAREEAERQRRYERRQAKVARVKEMHAVGKPIAVISRELRCSKHFVRFSLRVDVVPETRHRARKSAIDAYDEYLWQQWQAGERNARELLRQIQAQGYPNG, from the coding sequence ATGGGCGACCTACATGCTGTGTTGGAACGGCTTCTTCCCGTCGAACTTCATCTCCGGCTCGTCGCCGCCCACCTGGGGACCACAGCACTTGACCTGACGCTGCAAAGCGAGCGGACGTGCGTGCCGTGCCCGAGATGCCAGTCGCCCTCGTCTAGCGTCCACAGCCGGTACGCTCGCCATGTGCAGGACTTACCATGGTCAACGTTACCCGTCACCCTGCACCTCGTCGTGCGCCGCTTCCGTTGCCGCATCGCCCGCTGCTCGCAGCGGGTCTTCGCCGAACGGTTTCCCGCACTGGCTGAACCCTTTTCGCGCTGTACCAGCGCGTTACGCGCCGTCCTTTGGCGGGTTGCCCTGTCCTTGGGTGGTGAGCCTGGCAAGCGGGTTTTACAAGGCTGCCACATTGCCACCAGCGGTGATCGGCTCCTGACCGTCCTGTGGGACGGTCAGCCACAGCCGGTCGAGCGATGCGTCGCGGTGGGGATCGACGATTTCGCGTTGCGCAAGGGCATCAGGTACGGCACAGTGGTGGTCGATCTCGACACCCGAAAGCCCATCGATCTTCTGCAAGGCGGCACGGTGCAAACAGTGTCGTCGTGGCTTGCGGCGCATCCGGAGATCGAAGTAGTAAGCCGTGACCGTTGGACTGAGTACGAGCGGGGCGTGACCTTAGGTGCCCCGCAAGCGACCCAGGTGATGGACCGCTGGCACGTCGTGAAGAACCTGCGCGAGGCATTGGAACGGCAACTGCAGCGGTCCCAGACGAGCTTCGACGCAGCGAAGCTCGAATTGATGCCTGAACCGACAATTCCGCGCACAGCACGTGAGGAAGCTGAACGTCAGCGGCGCTATGAGCGCCGCCAGGCCAAGGTGGCGCGCGTCAAGGAGATGCATGCTGTGGGCAAGCCCATAGCAGTGATTAGCCGAGAACTGCGGTGCAGCAAGCATTTCGTCCGGTTCAGCCTGCGGGTGGATGTCGTGCCCGAGACACGGCACCGCGCCCGGAAAAGCGCGATTGACGCCTACGACGAGTACCTTTGGCAGCAGTGGCAGGCGGGCGAACGGAACGCGCGGGAACTGTTGCGCCAGATTCAGGCGCAGGGCTATCCAAACGGCTAG